One window of the Archaeoglobus neptunius genome contains the following:
- a CDS encoding acyl-CoA dehydrogenase family protein: protein MLENNALLTEEEIKIREEAKELASAIDPELLRKMDRDEVDYPFEFLEEAAKRKMLGLRFPEEYGGRGLTWAAESVAVEEVGVLGNGIGCSYAMVSIVGEAIYRFGQEWQKEEFLKPIIKGKKVSAEGLTEPRGGSDFFGTTTRAEKKGNVWVLNGAKRFIAGGKVADFYLIYARTDPSAPGHKALTAFLVERDMGVEVEELYNLLGFRGMGTARIVFKDVEVPDEYRVGEVNGARMIFNRMMIPERLTSAAGALGAARAALEVAVKYSNKRKAFGRKIREFQGVNFMVAEAITKLDAARALTYNAARAVDLYDAGNGPDPRRLVSEAKYFATDVGWDVVNKAMQIMGGIGYTQVYPVERMLRDMRLSPIWTGSNEIMKMLIQHETYKLMGLPSKDRDVEKDAMDWYKEWEKVYE, encoded by the coding sequence ATGCTGGAAAACAATGCCCTTTTAACGGAAGAGGAAATAAAAATTAGAGAGGAAGCCAAGGAGCTTGCCAGTGCCATCGATCCTGAACTTTTGAGAAAGATGGATAGAGATGAGGTGGACTATCCATTCGAGTTCCTTGAGGAAGCTGCAAAAAGGAAAATGCTGGGCCTCAGATTTCCTGAGGAATACGGTGGGAGAGGACTTACCTGGGCAGCGGAAAGTGTTGCTGTTGAGGAAGTGGGCGTGCTTGGCAATGGAATTGGCTGCAGCTATGCGATGGTGAGCATTGTTGGAGAGGCAATCTACAGATTCGGGCAGGAATGGCAGAAAGAAGAGTTTCTGAAGCCGATAATTAAGGGCAAAAAAGTTTCTGCAGAAGGCTTAACCGAGCCAAGAGGGGGGAGCGACTTCTTCGGAACGACCACGAGGGCAGAGAAGAAAGGGAATGTCTGGGTTCTGAATGGGGCGAAGAGGTTTATCGCAGGCGGCAAGGTTGCGGATTTCTACCTCATTTATGCCAGAACAGACCCCAGTGCTCCGGGACACAAGGCCCTGACAGCCTTTCTGGTTGAGAGAGATATGGGTGTTGAAGTGGAGGAACTTTACAACCTTCTCGGTTTCAGAGGGATGGGGACGGCCAGGATAGTTTTCAAGGACGTTGAGGTGCCGGATGAGTACAGAGTGGGGGAGGTAAACGGGGCAAGGATGATTTTCAACAGAATGATGATCCCTGAAAGGTTGACTTCTGCAGCAGGAGCTTTGGGAGCAGCCAGAGCTGCTTTAGAGGTTGCTGTGAAGTATTCAAACAAAAGAAAGGCTTTTGGCAGGAAGATACGGGAGTTTCAGGGTGTAAACTTTATGGTCGCTGAGGCCATAACAAAGCTTGATGCTGCAAGGGCTCTGACGTATAATGCGGCAAGGGCTGTTGACCTGTACGATGCCGGTAATGGTCCAGATCCAAGGAGACTTGTGAGTGAGGCGAAGTACTTTGCCACAGACGTTGGCTGGGATGTCGTGAACAAGGCGATGCAGATCATGGGGGGCATAGGCTATACTCAGGTTTATCCGGTTGAAAGGATGCTCAGGGATATGCGCCTCTCTCCGATATGGACAGGCAGCAATGAGATAATGAAGATGCTCATCCAGCATGAAACTTACAAGCTTATGGGATTGCCATCAAAGGACAGAGACGTCGAGAAGGATGCGATGGACTGGTACAAAGAGTGGGAGAAGGTTTATGAGTAG
- a CDS encoding YiiX/YebB-like N1pC/P60 family cysteine hydrolase translates to MRAVLLMVGLLLIVAPAEALIPSEWTGDGNNLDLSVLQPGDIILCRGCAGWLEDTFGDIIGHWHHAAMYIGNGQMVEAWKDGVRVVSVDMVRNADEVAVYRVKTSSGVKSSAISWALTKVGYPYDYKWLTYIGGKEVYGSSYYCSELIWAAYLANGGPDIDQNPGWSWRYGYNVAPQELADDGDTYLVAWAS, encoded by the coding sequence ATGCGTGCGGTGTTACTGATGGTTGGCCTGTTGCTGATCGTGGCCCCGGCAGAAGCACTGATTCCATCAGAGTGGACTGGGGATGGAAACAATCTGGATCTAAGCGTTCTGCAGCCGGGAGATATAATTCTCTGCAGAGGATGTGCCGGATGGCTGGAGGATACCTTTGGCGACATAATAGGCCACTGGCACCATGCGGCGATGTACATAGGAAACGGTCAGATGGTTGAAGCCTGGAAAGATGGTGTGAGGGTTGTATCGGTGGACATGGTCAGAAATGCAGATGAAGTTGCAGTTTACAGGGTAAAAACCAGCAGTGGAGTTAAGTCCAGTGCGATAAGCTGGGCCCTGACCAAGGTGGGTTATCCATACGACTACAAATGGCTAACATACATCGGTGGTAAGGAAGTTTACGGGAGCAGTTACTACTGCAGCGAGTTAATTTGGGCAGCCTATCTGGCAAATGGCGGTCCCGATATCGACCAGAATCCGGGATGGAGCTGGAGATACGGCTACAATGTGGCTCCACAGGAGCTGGCCGATGACGGAGACACATATCTGGTGGCGTGGGCGAGCTGA
- a CDS encoding ArsR family transcriptional regulator — MLHVTVIGGDLIMVEELSEKEERVVTLLSETGLNRNIAKVVVFLSKAGEAVSRDIERAANLRQPEVSLAMKDLKDWGWVKERELKKKGKGRPLKCYKLTRDLKEIVAELVQNKREEIKKIERDLEELEKLVGLK, encoded by the coding sequence ATGTTGCACGTAACGGTAATAGGAGGTGACCTGATTATGGTTGAAGAGCTCTCAGAAAAAGAGGAAAGGGTCGTCACGTTGCTCTCAGAGACAGGACTAAACAGAAACATCGCAAAAGTAGTTGTTTTCCTGTCCAAAGCTGGCGAAGCAGTCTCAAGAGATATAGAAAGAGCCGCTAATCTGAGACAGCCAGAAGTCAGCCTTGCAATGAAAGACCTCAAAGACTGGGGATGGGTGAAGGAAAGGGAGCTAAAGAAAAAGGGCAAGGGTAGACCCTTGAAATGCTACAAACTGACCCGTGATTTGAAGGAAATCGTAGCAGAACTCGTTCAGAATAAAAGAGAGGAAATCAAAAAGATTGAAAGGGACCTCGAGGAGCTTGAAAAACTTGTTGGTCTTAAATAA
- a CDS encoding DUF7504 family protein, which yields MSTSSNAIELIQEAIDNGAEIVLVKVDSKKYVKVCLEIVKHFTGIAEGIFVTLNRPYFSLKKMLAKEGVDLSKLYFIDCITLQLGGEVVDENRCFYLTSPDPVQLQITIERAMDLVTAENRFIYLDSLSTISLYKSFETLIKFLRHLTGKMRLRGFVGTIFTLEKEMDESYYSQISLMCDEVIEVD from the coding sequence ATGAGTACGAGTTCAAATGCGATTGAGTTAATTCAGGAGGCCATTGACAACGGCGCAGAGATAGTCCTGGTTAAGGTGGACTCTAAAAAGTACGTCAAGGTATGTCTTGAGATCGTAAAGCATTTCACCGGTATCGCTGAGGGGATTTTCGTCACCCTTAACCGGCCGTACTTCAGCCTCAAAAAAATGCTGGCAAAGGAGGGAGTTGATCTCTCAAAACTCTACTTCATCGACTGCATCACCCTCCAGCTCGGTGGCGAGGTTGTTGACGAGAACCGATGTTTCTACCTTACCTCTCCCGATCCGGTGCAGCTTCAGATTACGATTGAAAGAGCTATGGATCTCGTAACTGCTGAAAACAGGTTCATATACCTTGATTCTCTTTCAACGATCTCTCTCTACAAGTCCTTCGAAACACTGATCAAATTTCTCAGGCATCTTACCGGCAAGATGCGCCTGAGGGGGTTTGTGGGAACGATTTTTACACTGGAGAAGGAAATGGATGAGAGCTACTACTCCCAGATTTCTCTGATGTGTGATGAGGTTATAGAGGTGGATTGA
- a CDS encoding AMP-binding protein: MFTIPYILERAARLFPSVEVVGTDVRKGYAETRKRVSGLAAYFDKIGVKNEVVAVADWNTPEFFELIYAITAAGGVLYPVNIRLPPDQIAYTLKKSESQLLIYSDDFSALAKVHDGEKMHVKEVFEKAEMKAEVEVNVRQEDMAVMLFTSGTTGLPKAVRYTHERMIHGALSIAHQLAHHETPARLTSADVIFPQIPIYHILAWGTVFIAPYMGLKLIMGGRFDPAETVRIIKKEGVTWINAVPTMVNMLLETKEDLNGLKVLIGGSTITSDLAKRMNEAGMKFTTIYGGTDMLAASIAIMTEEAKRKGIDYIRRVTHPVPFAEFKIVQQEGMGGDSGEIYFRAPWLPMEYYKDEEKTREAYTEDGWFKTGDLGVEMPDGGIMVLDRVKDAIKSGGEWIPSSILESVISEVEWVEYVAVLGKPDEKWGERPYAVVKPLEKGAANIDEIREHLLRAVEEGRIAKWWIPEEIVVVDEMPLTSTGKINKLSLRNMLLK; the protein is encoded by the coding sequence GTGTTTACGATACCGTACATTCTGGAACGGGCAGCTAGGCTGTTTCCAAGCGTTGAGGTTGTTGGTACGGATGTGAGAAAAGGCTATGCGGAGACAAGAAAAAGGGTTTCAGGCCTGGCAGCCTACTTTGATAAGATTGGAGTCAAAAATGAGGTGGTGGCTGTTGCAGACTGGAACACACCCGAGTTCTTCGAGCTGATTTACGCAATAACCGCTGCCGGCGGCGTTCTGTATCCTGTAAACATTCGCCTGCCCCCGGATCAGATTGCCTACACTCTGAAAAAGTCGGAATCTCAGCTTCTGATCTATTCTGATGATTTTTCAGCGCTTGCAAAAGTCCACGATGGCGAGAAAATGCATGTGAAGGAGGTATTTGAAAAGGCAGAGATGAAGGCTGAGGTTGAAGTAAATGTAAGGCAGGAGGATATGGCTGTGATGCTGTTTACAAGCGGAACAACAGGTTTGCCCAAAGCCGTGAGGTACACGCACGAGAGGATGATTCACGGGGCTTTGAGCATAGCACATCAGTTGGCCCATCACGAAACCCCTGCCAGACTCACGAGTGCTGATGTCATATTTCCGCAGATACCCATTTACCACATTCTTGCCTGGGGGACGGTGTTCATCGCTCCATATATGGGTTTAAAGCTCATAATGGGCGGTAGATTCGATCCGGCCGAAACTGTCAGAATTATTAAGAAAGAAGGTGTAACGTGGATAAACGCAGTTCCAACAATGGTGAACATGCTGTTAGAGACGAAAGAAGACCTGAATGGTCTTAAGGTGCTGATCGGAGGGAGCACGATAACGAGCGATTTAGCGAAGAGGATGAACGAAGCGGGTATGAAGTTTACGACGATTTACGGTGGTACTGACATGCTCGCCGCATCAATAGCCATTATGACGGAAGAGGCAAAAAGGAAGGGAATTGATTATATCAGGCGCGTAACACATCCCGTTCCGTTTGCAGAGTTCAAAATTGTTCAGCAGGAGGGAATGGGTGGAGATTCAGGTGAGATATACTTTAGAGCGCCATGGCTGCCGATGGAGTATTACAAGGACGAGGAGAAAACGAGAGAGGCATACACTGAGGATGGATGGTTTAAAACCGGAGATCTTGGTGTGGAAATGCCGGATGGAGGCATTATGGTTCTTGACAGGGTGAAAGATGCCATCAAATCTGGTGGTGAGTGGATACCCAGCAGCATTCTGGAATCGGTGATCTCTGAGGTGGAGTGGGTGGAATACGTTGCGGTGTTGGGTAAGCCTGATGAGAAGTGGGGCGAGAGACCTTACGCTGTTGTAAAGCCCCTTGAGAAGGGTGCAGCAAATATTGACGAGATAAGAGAGCATTTGTTGAGGGCTGTTGAGGAAGGCAGGATCGCAAAGTGGTGGATTCCTGAGGAGATTGTGGTGGTCGACGAGATGCCCCTTACCAGCACTGGAAAAATTAACAAACTTTCGTTAAGAAATATGCTGCTGAAGTAG
- a CDS encoding MerR family transcriptional regulator produces the protein MKKKDRYTISELAKEFEISTRTIRYYEEIGLLSPDRTAGNQRIFTKKDRAKLKLILRGKRLGFSLDEIREMIEMYDVAGEPEQIRLTLKYGEKKLREIEEKIRELELLKEDILNLREILINRLKEIEKDNS, from the coding sequence ATGAAGAAGAAGGATAGGTACACGATATCGGAACTGGCAAAGGAATTTGAGATAAGCACGAGAACTATAAGGTATTATGAAGAGATAGGATTGCTGTCTCCAGACAGAACTGCCGGAAACCAGAGGATTTTCACGAAGAAAGACAGAGCAAAGTTGAAACTTATTTTAAGGGGAAAGAGACTCGGATTCAGCCTTGATGAGATAAGGGAAATGATAGAGATGTATGATGTTGCAGGGGAACCAGAGCAAATCCGTCTGACTCTGAAATACGGTGAAAAAAAGCTCAGAGAAATTGAGGAAAAGATAAGAGAACTTGAATTGCTTAAGGAAGACATTTTGAATCTCAGGGAGATTCTCATCAACCGTTTAAAGGAGATCGAAAAGGATAACAGTTAA
- a CDS encoding alpha/beta hydrolase, with the protein MYLDKKIGRNYTRIAIEHVLIICHGLPYEPGSVIEKGYSDLAQFFALRGIPSLVFDFSGTGLSDGTFSLKLWVEDLINISHEFEKVSVLGYSMGGAVAVRAAVEMENLEKLVIAASPCCTELFDEKVLRMIYENARMKNLLRGAGSYENFKNLFLREFTEIEPKNWIGEVGEEKLIVHGRRDDIVPFENGLKLYDAAKEPKAFFEIEEGDHFLRQNAEVSGVIADWLLGKIKDKRIIL; encoded by the coding sequence ATGTATCTGGATAAAAAAATTGGCAGGAACTATACAAGAATTGCAATTGAGCACGTCCTTATAATCTGTCATGGACTGCCATACGAACCCGGGTCTGTGATCGAGAAAGGATATTCCGATCTTGCCCAATTTTTTGCTTTAAGAGGTATTCCGTCATTGGTCTTCGACTTTTCCGGAACTGGTCTGAGTGATGGAACCTTCAGTCTGAAACTATGGGTTGAGGATCTGATAAATATCTCACATGAATTCGAAAAAGTATCGGTTCTCGGTTACAGCATGGGAGGGGCTGTCGCCGTAAGAGCCGCTGTTGAAATGGAAAATCTGGAAAAACTCGTCATCGCTGCATCCCCCTGCTGTACGGAATTGTTCGACGAAAAAGTGCTGAGGATGATTTACGAAAATGCAAGAATGAAAAATTTACTGAGAGGTGCTGGAAGTTACGAGAACTTTAAAAATCTGTTCCTGAGGGAATTCACAGAGATCGAACCCAAAAACTGGATAGGAGAGGTCGGAGAGGAAAAGCTGATAGTCCACGGAAGAAGAGACGATATCGTTCCATTTGAGAACGGTCTGAAACTCTACGATGCTGCGAAAGAGCCGAAAGCCTTTTTTGAAATTGAAGAAGGGGATCACTTCCTCAGACAGAATGCTGAGGTGAGCGGGGTTATTGCCGACTGGCTTTTAGGAAAAATAAAAGATAAAAGGATTATCCTTTGA
- a CDS encoding RAD55 family ATPase: MVENHAKFGIQKLDDYLGGGLNRHSENLIIGRSGIGKTILAAHWAAEGARNGETVVYLSTTMNKNVAKNYLKRFPFMEDVYEKIHWRFIRVDPKFLLPLTREKIVEGLKFTFGMDGEDIDRVVFDSCTDLEKTLADPVLYRRAITYMADLSYEYGITSLWVEEAPMKGEWSDTKNITESVIFLDLLRVSEGYTRALRILKKYGSKIPLEWIPYDITENGIEIKDGFLVRREYEYEFKCD, from the coding sequence ATGGTTGAGAATCATGCGAAATTTGGGATTCAGAAACTCGACGATTATCTCGGTGGGGGGCTGAATAGACACTCCGAAAACCTGATCATTGGAAGAAGCGGCATCGGAAAAACAATACTGGCAGCTCACTGGGCAGCAGAGGGGGCGAGAAATGGGGAAACGGTTGTTTACCTCTCCACAACCATGAACAAGAATGTCGCAAAAAATTATCTGAAACGGTTTCCGTTCATGGAGGATGTTTATGAAAAGATCCACTGGAGGTTTATCAGGGTTGACCCCAAGTTTCTGCTACCCCTCACCAGGGAGAAAATAGTAGAGGGTCTCAAGTTTACGTTTGGGATGGATGGAGAGGACATCGACAGGGTCGTATTTGATTCATGCACGGATCTCGAGAAAACACTCGCCGATCCGGTCCTCTACAGAAGAGCCATAACGTACATGGCCGATCTATCATACGAGTACGGAATAACATCGCTCTGGGTTGAGGAAGCTCCGATGAAGGGCGAATGGAGCGACACTAAAAACATAACCGAGTCCGTTATCTTCCTCGACCTTCTCAGGGTTTCAGAGGGATACACCAGAGCGTTGAGGATTCTCAAAAAATACGGAAGTAAAATACCGCTGGAGTGGATTCCCTACGACATAACTGAAAACGGGATTGAGATCAAAGATGGTTTTCTGGTAAGAAGGGAATATGAGTACGAGTTCAAATGCGATTGA
- a CDS encoding 16S rRNA methyltransferase, which yields MRSAFVFLETSLELVPPEIACHPSVAFDARRRGKNPDSIILDDSKHHSAMKKLPFREKRGRPDIIHQCLLLLLDSPVSKDLEIYVHTLSGHIIKVNPKTRLPRNYNRFVGLMEDLFRKRRIVAGNEILLEIVDQTLSDILAHRNVILMSEKGRRENIGKYLKGDFAVCIGAFPHGDFFPETRKMLKNANIVSLGEKGYTSLYVTARVVCEYERVRAVENR from the coding sequence GTGCGAAGTGCATTCGTATTCCTTGAGACATCTCTGGAACTTGTCCCGCCGGAAATAGCCTGTCATCCATCTGTTGCATTCGATGCAAGAAGGAGGGGTAAAAATCCCGATAGTATTATTCTGGACGACTCAAAGCACCATTCGGCTATGAAAAAGCTTCCATTTAGGGAAAAAAGGGGCAGACCGGACATCATTCATCAATGCCTCCTTCTCCTGCTCGATTCGCCGGTGAGTAAAGACCTTGAAATCTACGTCCATACCCTGAGCGGACACATAATAAAAGTTAATCCGAAAACACGGCTACCAAGAAACTACAATCGATTTGTCGGGCTGATGGAGGATCTGTTTAGAAAAAGAAGAATCGTAGCAGGTAACGAAATTCTGCTCGAGATCGTTGATCAAACTCTTTCCGATATACTGGCCCACAGGAACGTAATTCTGATGAGCGAGAAAGGCAGAAGAGAAAATATCGGCAAATACCTGAAGGGTGATTTTGCGGTATGCATAGGTGCATTCCCACACGGAGATTTCTTTCCGGAGACCAGAAAAATGCTCAAAAATGCAAATATCGTAAGTCTCGGTGAGAAAGGCTACACAAGTCTTTACGTCACAGCCAGGGTGGTGTGCGAGTATGAAAGAGTTCGAGCTGTTGAAAATCGTTGA
- a CDS encoding KaiC domain-containing protein, with translation MLKTGIEGLDAMLGGGIPEGHVVAVVGSYGTGKTILGLHFIYEGLKNGENCLIISFDEDEQSIIENARSVGMNLENFGDLLQIIRLEAIEMKRSFEKIESDIPEIIKNMGVKRVLMDSISVLETLFDDAGRYRMLAAFRKILKEAGITAILTSEADKYQPTTSKYGILEYVCDGLISLKVVRKSELDEPTLGIEVVKMRRVRHSRKPKPYMITDNGIVVYEEAEIF, from the coding sequence ATGCTTAAAACGGGAATCGAGGGGCTTGATGCCATGCTCGGAGGGGGCATTCCGGAAGGACATGTTGTGGCAGTGGTGGGGAGTTACGGTACGGGTAAAACTATACTCGGACTGCATTTTATTTATGAGGGTTTAAAAAATGGTGAAAACTGTCTGATCATAAGTTTTGACGAGGATGAACAGAGTATTATTGAGAATGCCAGGAGCGTGGGCATGAACTTGGAAAACTTTGGAGATCTGCTGCAGATAATAAGGCTTGAGGCAATTGAGATGAAAAGGAGTTTTGAGAAAATCGAGAGCGACATTCCGGAAATTATAAAGAACATGGGTGTAAAGAGGGTGCTGATGGATTCAATAAGTGTTCTTGAAACGCTTTTTGATGATGCCGGCAGATATCGGATGCTTGCGGCATTCAGAAAGATTCTGAAGGAGGCGGGAATTACTGCAATCCTGACGAGCGAGGCAGACAAATACCAGCCGACCACGTCCAAGTATGGGATTCTGGAGTATGTCTGTGATGGTTTAATCTCCCTGAAGGTGGTGAGAAAAAGCGAGCTTGATGAGCCAACCCTCGGTATTGAGGTTGTGAAAATGAGGAGGGTTAGGCATTCGAGAAAGCCGAAGCCCTACATGATAACCGATAACGGAATTGTGGTTTACGAGGAGGCTGAGATTTTTTAA
- the thiL gene encoding thiamine-phosphate kinase, whose translation MKEFELLKIVERFFGGEDVVVPAGKHDAAYIEIGNSLIVLTCDTVNERSDFPPFMEPEEMGWMAIAVTLSDIAACGAKPLYFLSSISLKSPELFEAILKGIKSVAEKYGVRVVGGDIDFSEITTIAGFAIGEAERIITRKGAEPGDNVYVTDLPGKAQVCLELLEKGARREDLPYAEKLYTPEPRIAEGIRIAKYAGALTDVSDSLAISLHQIAESSGVRIILDSIDISHLELAQDPLETFLYGGGDFELLYTAKESKDGIRIGRVEEGSGVFAELEGETVRVEFRGYSHF comes from the coding sequence ATGAAAGAGTTCGAGCTGTTGAAAATCGTTGAGAGATTTTTTGGTGGAGAGGATGTTGTCGTTCCCGCCGGTAAACATGATGCAGCGTACATTGAAATTGGAAACAGTCTAATTGTTCTTACCTGTGACACGGTGAATGAAAGGAGCGATTTTCCACCCTTCATGGAGCCTGAGGAAATGGGATGGATGGCGATTGCTGTCACCCTCTCCGACATTGCTGCATGTGGAGCAAAACCGCTGTATTTCCTGAGCTCCATATCGCTGAAATCTCCCGAACTTTTTGAGGCCATACTTAAGGGGATAAAGAGTGTGGCGGAAAAGTACGGAGTGAGGGTTGTTGGTGGAGACATAGACTTTTCGGAAATAACAACCATTGCAGGTTTTGCGATTGGAGAGGCTGAGAGGATCATTACACGAAAAGGGGCTGAACCCGGCGATAATGTTTACGTCACCGATCTGCCCGGCAAAGCTCAGGTGTGCCTTGAGCTGCTCGAAAAAGGTGCGAGGAGAGAAGACCTCCCGTATGCAGAGAAATTGTACACTCCAGAACCAAGAATTGCGGAGGGAATTAGAATCGCAAAGTACGCCGGAGCCCTGACAGACGTGAGCGACAGTCTCGCAATCTCCCTCCACCAGATTGCCGAAAGCAGTGGTGTTAGAATAATTCTGGACAGTATCGATATTTCCCATTTAGAGCTTGCGCAAGACCCACTGGAAACTTTTCTCTATGGAGGTGGAGACTTCGAGCTGCTCTACACGGCCAAGGAGAGTAAAGATGGGATAAGAATAGGGCGAGTGGAGGAGGGATCAGGTGTTTTTGCTGAACTTGAGGGAGAGACTGTGAGAGTTGAGTTTAGGGGTTACTCTCATTTTTAA
- a CDS encoding 50S ribosomal protein L37e, with product MSDGTAAMGKKGRKRVHIRCRRCGRHSFHRRKGYCAACGFGRSKRLRSYSWIKKKKNKT from the coding sequence ATGTCTGATGGGACAGCGGCGATGGGTAAAAAGGGTAGAAAACGAGTCCATATAAGGTGTAGGCGTTGTGGAAGGCATTCTTTCCATAGAAGGAAGGGTTACTGCGCAGCATGTGGCTTCGGCAGGAGCAAAAGACTCAGGAGCTACAGCTGGATAAAGAAAAAGAAGAATAAAACTTGA
- a CDS encoding adenylate kinase, producing MNLIFLGAPGAGKGTQAKRVSEKYGIPQISTGDMLREAVANGTELGMKAKEYMDKGELVPDEVVIGIVKERLQQPDCNKGFILDGFPRTLAQAEALDEMLKELNKKIDAVINIAVPEEEVVRRIVYRRTCRKCGAVYHLIYAPPKEDNKCDKCGGELYQRDDDKEETVRERYRVYRENTEPLVEYYRKKGVLYDIDGTKDIDGVWQEIESVLEKIKG from the coding sequence ATGAATCTGATTTTTCTGGGTGCTCCCGGTGCGGGTAAGGGAACGCAGGCAAAGAGAGTGTCTGAAAAATATGGAATTCCGCAGATTTCTACTGGAGATATGCTCAGAGAGGCAGTAGCTAATGGTACAGAACTTGGAATGAAGGCTAAAGAGTATATGGATAAAGGAGAACTCGTTCCTGACGAAGTTGTTATAGGGATTGTAAAGGAAAGGCTTCAGCAGCCGGATTGCAATAAGGGGTTCATCTTGGACGGGTTCCCCAGAACTCTGGCTCAGGCTGAGGCGCTTGATGAGATGCTGAAGGAACTGAACAAAAAAATAGATGCTGTGATAAACATAGCAGTTCCTGAGGAGGAAGTTGTCAGGAGAATAGTGTACCGCAGAACCTGCAGAAAGTGCGGGGCAGTTTACCACCTCATCTATGCTCCCCCAAAAGAGGACAACAAGTGCGACAAATGTGGAGGAGAGCTCTATCAGAGGGATGACGATAAAGAGGAGACAGTCAGAGAGAGGTACAGAGTTTACAGGGAAAACACAGAGCCTCTGGTTGAGTATTACAGGAAAAAGGGCGTCCTGTATGATATAGATGGGACAAAGGACATAGATGGAGTCTGGCAGGAGATTGAGTCTGTTCTGGAAAAAATCAAAGGATAA
- a CDS encoding LSm family protein, with the protein MPPRPLDVLNKSLKSPVIVRLKGGREFRGTLDGYDIHMNLVLLDAEEIQNGEVSKKVGSVVIRGDTVVFVSPAPGGD; encoded by the coding sequence ATGCCACCAAGACCACTGGATGTCCTTAACAAATCCCTGAAATCGCCTGTGATTGTAAGATTGAAGGGGGGCAGGGAGTTTAGAGGTACGCTTGATGGATACGATATACACATGAACCTCGTACTGCTCGATGCCGAGGAGATACAGAACGGAGAGGTGTCAAAGAAGGTCGGAAGCGTTGTGATTAGAGGAGATACCGTAGTTTTTGTATCGCCTGCTCCGGGTGGTGACTGA